GTTTGCCTTTCCAACGACTGACACCTCGTAAACTATTCCAATTTGCTGGTAAATCCAGCCGTTATCGTTCGTCTTGTAGGCTGTCACGGATCGAGTTCTGGTTGCCACGTGTTACGCCAAATGCGATGGTCCTTGCGAGGTTCCTCACGGTCTGGCCGTGACCTTTGTCACACTGAATCGCAACAAACCTAAGGAAataccataaaccgaatctgtttagtttcatttctattcacaaaagtattttcggtttacggaTGGTCCTTGTGCATTTTGCACGCTCTTaccaattacggagaaagcgggtgccTAGCGAAATAGCAGGCTTTTtccatgaacaaggatgcccacgAGCCACATCtgcttttctttgttttcatagtttcatttattgaccaatgggcatcgcggatcgttaccttcacttttctatcgaaaagtgTAAACGATGAATcagcgttcttagttcaaaagggcaGTTTTCCTCCTTGATAGTACGAGACGGATCTGCGACAGTTCTTGTGatctttttgtaataaaaacatAACCGTGACCAATAAAGACAGTCATTTACTGAATCTTTTGGTTATCAGTTAAAATCACGCGACAAGGCAGGTACCGTCGTTCGTCATCAACCCccgaagataaaaatatatattgtaatatcgaCACTTTGGCGAAACTTCGCGACATTAAATTTACTTCGAATTTCTAGAAGTTGAACGTCGTTGAACAGCATTTTACATTTCGTACGAACGATATTTTCTTGGAATTCTACGCGTAGCTTAATCCGTATACCTGAGGGATTTATTGCAGGTTTGGGTTTTTCCGGATTACGGTTAGAGCAGGCAAGGCGATAAAACAAACGATTCGGTGTTGGATTCGTGCGAATAGCAGGCAAggatttaatttctattacgGTCAGTTATTATActtgttttaattattgtgtttcattaatttttttataatttagatCGTCTTACATTTAAGTAAAATTCAGGGTACCGAGGATCGTAGAAATTAATACCTGCTTTCTAACGagaattaatacaattttcgtTCAAAATCTTGCAATTCAAAACTATTAGAAGATAcacatttgaaaaatataaattgaaacaaCGTTGAGGCGTAGAAAATTTGAGGattcgaaaaatatatgttagaaattttctcttattcttattattattttttttctctttatgcTTTATATACTTTATCGGCTTTATCGTTGTTCGTTCAAATGGTTGctggaaaatttcaaatgcACCGTAAAATAAATCGAGCGTGAAAATTTTCATGGCCCCGTACGAATTAATTCTCGGAAGGACCAGACAACGAGAACGTCGATACTCCCTTACAAAAGAAAACAGGGACAAAAGAGTACTCTGGCAGTAGACGAAGATAATTAACGACCGATGCTAGCCGCGCCGAATGAAACGAACGCGTTTTCCATACGACAGATTACGTTTTCGATGCATCGTTTTCAACGTGAGTTTCTGTATTCACCGGCTGTTCACGTGCACGACTAACGATCAACAGAATCGAGGTATCTGTCGCGATTCAACCGTACCGTGTTACAAATTGCTACTGCATCTGCCAACTCCGTTTATCTTTattatgattttataatagatcctgtcttttcttttctttttcaaatagtCTTTTTCATATCTCAGTATCGATAGCACAATCTACTTGTTgattatatgtaaaatactttGTTTGTTCTCGCTGTTTCATGTAAAGCACGATCAACGCTCATGTTTTATCtactgtttcttttattttgatattgcTAATTAAATATCGACACGCTTTAGCGCTCGACGGAGATAATTTTGTTTAGATGGTTTTTATTATGGGATAGTGAAataatctcttttttttttgttatagaAAAAACGATTTATACTTTGCGATTTCTTCCGTCGTTCTTTCTTTATGGAGACTCATTTTAAtctaattatagtataattacGCACTGgatttctacgtttctttcgCAAGCGCGTGGTACAGTGACTTCATAATTTCGATGATGCACATCTTGGCGAGATAATTTCGCGAAGAAATGGGCTAACATGGATGAGATTGAAACGTAGtaacgaatttttataaaggCGATGATAATCGTATCGCGATGAACGCGTGTATCGCGggataataaaatgatttcCGCCATGTGCGTTACGTAGACACCGAAGATAAAACGTTTCTATTTTAACTGATGCGTTTGTTGCGCGTGCCAATTACTCTTGTCACAAAACTGTGAGCAGTAAATAAAGGACGAAGCTTATTTCATACTCTTCcttttacgaattttatttctacatttttttacTTCTAATTTATTAAGGAATAAATTTTGCTTTTCGAACAGTGTCCGAGAGGATTGGAATTTAGTTAGAAATCATCAATCATTTttgctaataaaataaatatcattaaaattaaataaatataaaaatatttaggaTCTTCCTATCGATTACAATATTCgcgatttaattataaattgcaagcatcgtcgataaaatcgtaaaattacaagaaaagaaattttcagtGAACAGGAAAACAATAATCTTCGAAACTGCTctcgatgaaaagaaaattcgtCGATCTTCGGTATCTTTCTCTTCGTGAATTTTTACGAAGATAAGTtagcataattttatttcgttcttcCTTGTAAAAGGAAActcaacaatttttaatacctTCAGATCGTCCTTCTATCAAGACAATAATTACAAACGTACAACATAAAATCTAAGAAGAAACGTAGgagaattacatatttttcaacttGAGGAAGATATCCATCGCTACTATTCTTCCTTTGCTTTCTGTAATTATTGGGATTTTCTATTTACGTTGCTTGGCCattgatagaataaaataataaagagaCAGTACGTAAAAACACCGActggaattaataattaataattagtaaaaatTAAGGGTGCAACGTGCACTTTGCGAGTTACAGGTTCTGCCTGAGTTTGAGCCTCTTTATTGCACTTCTATTACGCATCGTAAACTACCGTTTGAAAGGACTCGGCATTGTGAAGTTTCCATGGGAAGGAAGTGTTTGACTATCGGTGAAAAATTTTGGAAGTTTACTCGCAGTCAGAGGAAAATTACCGAAGTCAAGACCGAAATTCTAACAACGCACGTTGGAAAAGTTAcgttttattcgttcgttATTGTTATTCGTACAGTTGGATGACGAAAGCTTACAGTTTGTCTGTATAGATCAATTAATTCCAGTTTTAATCTATTAATTATGCAAAAGTGTTCATGAATATTCATGCTTATGCATATTTAATCTGCTTAGTTTCTTGCTTTTAAATTCCTTGCTCTAATTTCctaatttactaatttatatatttttttgattatCCAGTATTCTGCCCTTTGTAACGTGTCAGCTATTTGATTTCTGGATTCCCCCATTTTTTTCtccaaatttatttacattcattttataaactaTCAAATATATTCGAGCTACTAAGTTTTTAAAAGGACGAACTTCTtacttttccaattttctacAACCTCCTAATTTTTCGATTCCTCAATTTCCTATTTTAAACCTCTAATATCGCAATATTTCCACatctttattgaaataaaaaatttcttccaaTTCTCTCATTCCTTCACTCTCCGATCTAATTCCCCAACTTGCCAATTCGTATATTCGCAAACTTTCGAATTTACTGTAACGTTTTATCCTCACTTTGCAAACGtttgaattttccattttgtCCACAGCCAGGTATCGAGTCCTTTTAAAACCCATCGACAAACATCGACGCCAGCGTTTCCTGTTCGACGAACGACATGCGTCTCAGACAAAGATCATCTCGAAACGATCATCAACCTCTTATCCTCTTATCTCCACCTCCAGACGAGAAACGAGCGTAATCATCAGCATATAACATCAGACGCATTATCCATCTAGCGTTGGatagaacgatcgacgaaatCAGAACGCGTATAACGTGACCGCGTTTATTCCGACAATCTCTTGTTAACgcgcttctttttctctttagaATCGGTTGTCGTTGCAACGTCGTAATCCATTCGGAAACTCCTTTTATTCGCGATAGTCGACACAATGGTACGCTTCTCCTATGACACATCCCACTATTGCTTTCCTCTCGGTCTTCGGCTATCGATCGGTCACGACTGTGTCATCCACGACTCGTGACCTTCTGGATACGATTTCCGATACACTTGCGCCATGCTTTGGCAATGCACTTCGATGGATCTTTGACTATGAGTCATCCGATACTGACAGTTGTCGATAATTCGCtgtataaatatgttttatatgtatgttcCACTTCTACGTTCTACATGCGTGCTCCAGTTTGGCTAGCATACTTTGCTTATGCGAAATGAACACTGTTTAATACATACTAATAGTACTATTGACGGTTGAAGGGTAGTAAGTTTGTACCGAACAAATAGAACTGAaagatatgttatatatgctatataaaataaaattattttcagaaattcACGGtggtatattttcaaaatctcttttatttttctatctctttGTAAATGTTTGCTATTGTCTTCTAGAGCAAGAAAGGGAATATAAGCGCGTACACTTACAGAGAAGAGGGTCCAGTCGTTCTTTGAAGCTCTTGTTCCTCTTCATCCTCTCCACGTCGCTTTCGTCCGTCTCCAATGGCGTCTCCCACTCGGAAGAGTCATAAGTTTGGTCCTTCCTGGTGTCTCCAGCCTCCTCTCTCTCGTTCCTCTTCTCGACGTTGTCGTACGAGGAGTTCCTGTCGCTGTAAAGCGACTCCGACGTGTCTGGCGGTTTCAACAGCTCTGGGTACCTGTTGGACACACGTAAAGATcgctaataattattttaaacaatctACAGTCGCGTCATTGATTGTTTCCACgtatttttatagtatagtAACATTCGGTAATTTTTCTGCAGTTCTTTTCTCAAAAATTGGTCGGCTTCGTTagaaatgaatttcttttaagCAGATCCTGTTAAAAATTGCTAAAATCTTTCACGCACGATCATTCCCGCTCTTACTAAAATTTAAAGACGAAAAGACACGTATAAGTTTATCGCTAAAACTGTTAATTAATAGACTGCGAATGTCTCTGcgtttttggaaaatttaagaTTCCAAAAATCTACAGAGTCTGATGTTTAGTagacgaaacaaatttctatctagattccatttctttcattgtgttcataaaaatataaaatcgaataaacattcgcagtctagtaattaatattctttctttaacACTCGTAACGTCATTCGAATTGGCTAGACATTCAGTTGGTTTTATTGATCGACGCAAATTGCTGGAAAGTGGACTTTTATCTTCTTATAGCAGCAGTCCCTCagatataagaaaaatgttCCCCTCGTCCGAATTTAAACAGCTTTGTTTGATATAAACATCCATTATCGGCGCTATTGATGACTGTAAATAAGAAGAAACAGTGGCAAATTGTGAATGATGTCGATTGTAAACTTACCGTTGGAGGATGATACTCTGAACGGTCAAAGTGTTCCCAACAACGTCCCTGTCGCACTCCTCGTCCGGAAACTTTCTGGCCACGTTGTCGCCCTCGTAATCTGCATCACAGTCGTAGTCCGGATCGCAGTCGTCCCCTTCGTTGCCTGaacaaatattatcaaatgtCGTTATCGTTGCCCCTATCGACCTATCCTCTACATTCATCGtttacaaagaaagaaaatcgatttttGTAATGAATTTCACGCACAGCTTGCGCATCTACATGCGTACTATTTGCTTCACTAATCGAACAGAATACAATTCTTATATAACAGAAGAGAACGTGCTTATTTATCGGAAGCTTGTCTAAACATTCTCGAGTAGAGATTAGATTATGCGAATCGTTAGATTCATCGCGACATGATTTGCTGATGTTATGTAAAGATCGGACAAGAGATTCGATCGTATCTTTCGTTTCAAGTTGCTTGTTGGTTCGTATATTATGATGTATTATCGATGTGTTTCATGTAACGACACGATGTCGGTTTCGTTGATTCGAAAAGAAATCGTGTATCTGTGCACTACAACTTGAACAAGGTTTCTTTGCTCGTGTCTTTCGATACGATCTTTTTCCTCGTTCACCTCAAAATTACTTAAAAGATCAAAGAAGCGATAATTTAACGATAGATCTCCAGCTAGAGAAATCGTCACTTTTCACAAAAtcataaataacgaaatatataacgaataagAAATCGTATCACACCAATGAATTCCCAGCTGGAGTCCAcggcccaggaagtgtcgttGAACACCTTGGTCCTGATCTTTGGTGGTTGTACTGGCTTGGCACGTGGAATCTTCTTCGTCTCTTTAGTGCCCAGTCTCTTGGCCAAATTATCCACGGAAGACGAGATCAGAGGCGTCTTATCTTCCGTTTCTTCCGATTCCTCCCAGTCGATCGGATGCAGCTGATTCGAATTTGCACCTACTGGCGTTTGTAGCCACCCTGGTTCGCTGTGCCGATATTTATTAGTTGCCGGGTTGTTCCTAGGTCGTCTTCTTGGTATTATGGCCGCGTTCTGCGCGATAGCGTCCGCTGGCTCCGCGTAAAACGGACTACCCTGCTTCGACTCCGGTGTCAGGGGGCTGTTGCTCTCTGATTTGGCCAGCATTAAGCCTAGTTTGTTCCTGGGAGGTGTCACCGTGCTGGGACTGTTCAAGGAGTTCGCGCTACCTGCTTGGTAAACGATAATTTTGAATTAGTGGCAATGGATATGCGAAGGTCGTTGAACAATTtgcttattatttattgatatatcCAATTTCGAAACTGTAGATTTTTACGCGCTTTTACATTCTTAAATTCGATGAattcaaatagaaatttgtttcacctaccaattattataatgtacaaatattatataatactatgatatataaattcttccaaataaacCCGATTCTGCGTTAAATACTCACAGACTCGAGACAACAGATCAGGTCTCCTTCCCATTCCTGTTTCCTCCGGCGATCCATTGCTCTGCTCCACAGGCTTCGCCTCCTGAGCAGGCTTAAAGCTGCTAAACTCGGGACTGGTCATCTCCTTGTAACTCAATTTCTCATTTCCAATCGACTTATCGTTTCTCACGATCATCCTGTCGTTCCTCACTATCAACTGCTCGCTCGTTGGCAGTCGTTCGTTGAAATTTCTCTCGGAATTTGGATTTGCGACTCTGTCTGGGACCATCAGTCGATCGTTCGAGTTCCTCAGTCGGTCCTGAGGATTCGCTGGCCCATCATTCCTGGCCAGTTTGTCGTTGGGAGACCAGGTGGAATGGTTCGACTGATCGGTAGTATTCCAAATATCTTCGTAATCCGAAATCTTGTCTCCAGGCGAACTTCGATAGTACGACTCCAAAATGTCAGATTCCTGGTAGTGTTGCGAGTTCTTTCGAGCTTCTCGGTCTCGTCTTCGTTTCGATTTGCTCGTACTGGATGGCGTAGTTGGTGAAAGAACGTTGGGCGTCTTGGCGCCTGTGTTTGGGACTAGTTTTGACATTGGGGAGAGTATCGGCGTCGTCGGAGACAAGGGTGACTTCACGGAGAAATTTGAGGTCAGAGACTTGTTCGATGTGGCGCTCTGTGGGCTCAATAGAGAAGTGTTGGGGTCCGATGGGGTGTTctgaaagagaaagacaaaGAGTCAgtgatttaattttgttattgttCGATTGGAAATCAGTAGATTTTGAACAAAGTATAGAGAATTGACAGAGGAGCAGTATTTCTAGAATTTTGTGAATTGACAACGGATAAAGAATACAGAGTTAATAGAGAAATTGGTTGCACCGTaggcaaagaaaataaaacacatatttaacacttagccaacagAACGGGGAGATCTCCCCTCTGTGAAGcacatcgctgcgtgaccgaacCCGGGAGATCTCTCTGTTTGACTTTAACaacgcgttttctttttttttttgttgttgttattatcaGTTATTGTTTACCTGGAGTTGTCCCCAATTAATTGCGATactttttctgcttttatagagtacagtatataataaaatacaccaaTTCAGtggtgttaaaattaattaaaaagttacgcTATCAGTTATgactaaataaagttataatcgaacgataccacactgtaaaaatatattagaatgcATTATGAATGTTTAATTTCAACGTTCAagtcgtgttatttatctttattcatctttaatgtttttaattttacctatattttttatactcttaatatgtacttttaatttgatatttcgtataaatagtatgtgaaatcgttaaacaaaatcattaccgcaaaatataattgaccagttaaataatttttagacttcttttgtttttcaacTAGCGAATATTAGTCCACGTTGCTTGAAAAAATTcacggtggacagcgtatAGATTGGCTTGTTCAGTGCGGTGAGAAGCTaagttggctaagtgttaaacaTTCTATAACACAAAAGACGAGTAACAATTTCCTAATTTAATCAcagatattaaattatctcGTCTTCTAAGCCGCAATCTCATCGGATCCATCATCGTTGTCAACCCTAATACCAAACTTCCAATCTCTAATCTTCCAAACTATTCTCAAATAATTACCTGAGAGCTACCGATATCATTCGAGTGATTGACATTGAACGTCACGGTGGTTGTAACGCTGAAATTATTCTGATTCGGGCCAATCGCGGGTTTGGCCCATCTCGGAGGCGGCGGAGGTGGCGTTTTCACGTTCTGTCCCAGAGAATGATTCTCCGCTATGATGTTTCTTATCTCAGGTAGTACAGGGGACGTGGTGCATGACAGATTATTGAACGTCGACACGTTTTGATGGAAATTCATCATGGAAGTGCTGACAGAGGAGAATCTGGTCCTGGACAGTTCGACCATCGTCGATTTCGAAGTCTCTGCCATGGTTTTCGACTCGAAGCTGACTTTGGTGTCCTGGACAGGACTCAGCACGTTACTCTCCACGTTGTGAACCACGGGTGAAGGGCAACGAACGCTCTGCACCAGATTAGGGGAGATCAATTTCTGAGATAGTTTGTCGCCTGGTgagattttttctttcttcaggTCCAGAGGCTCGTTGAAGGTTGTCAAATTCAAGGTGTTTGGTGGCGTTGGACGAGGCTGTCGAGGCAACGACGACGCGAATGTGGTTGTCGTCAAGGCGCCTGTAGGCGACGAGCTTCCTGCATACGAAAATAAGGCGATGCGGGATTATTTTTGGTGCGTGgatagtttttatttttgttctctGGAGATTCTGGTCCCCGAAGGTTCATTGAGTAAGAGGCAGAAGGAAAGTTATGGCTGGATGAGGATCGTAGGTGGGTAGGTTTCTTGGTTTGGCGTTCAATTTGgtaaaattgtgaaatttgtCTTTATTGTTGTGTGTTAATATTGTCATTGTTTTCGTATATTAGTATGCTGATATAAACGAAAGGTTGTTACTAAAGCAAACTTCTAATTTGGTAATTCGATTGTATAATCAGTCACTCACGGGTATCATGCGACGAGATTGGCGCCAAATTCAACACGATACTCTCCGTCGTCGGCGTATGAatattgttattgttgttattcaaattattgttACCTGAAATAAACAATACCAAATACTCATTCCGGTGTAAGAAAAACACACTCGATAAAAGAAAGCTATTAATTCTTATTTCTCTTAGCAGAACGAAAAACtacatacaattataatttcttcccataagcaaattaaaagatCCAGTTAAGTTCAGACataaaaatgaagtaaaaaagAAGCCAATGAAACGTTTTACTCCGACTTACCACCCCGGAAACTGCTTAAGCTAGAcgtgttgctgctgctgctttCCGGTGGTTTCGGATTCGCCATCGGGTATCTCCAGAATTCCTGACCCAGAAGCGCCAGGGAGGAGAGTTGCTGCCTATTCTTGGCCTCGCGCATCGCCCTTGGCAGTGTCAATTGGACCGGCAATTCGTCACTGTTCCGACCAAGGGAAACAGATAAATCAGAGCGAATTAGCGGTCGAGAGGCTCGTCCGTAGCTAATCGAGACGGTAATATAAATGATTCGTTAATCGCACAACACGGTGGAGTCGAGGAAAAGATTCTGATATAACGGGAGGTACTTGGAAGTACGCATCAATTAACCCTAATAATTGCCAATccctttcgttcttttttattgcatGATTTAGTAGATTGAAGTTGATTTTGACTGAatgattttaattgaaatatatttttgaaataccaAATAAATAGGTATACTGGTATATTAGAAAAAGAtacatatgtgtgtgtgtgtgtagaTGTTCGTACGTATCGTTAAACAAATACAGATAaagataatatgtaataaaaatattcacgagACATTCACGTGGATTCTTACATTCTTGGAATGGACGATTGTCGGAGAAAGTTAACTTCGACAATTGCTACGTTTGAAAATCGACCAATCTGAATTTGCAAATCT
This genomic window from Bombus fervidus isolate BK054 chromosome 5, iyBomFerv1, whole genome shotgun sequence contains:
- the Spri gene encoding src homology 2 domain-containing protein sprint isoform X1 — translated: MIVSCYKLEGESEERRSSTGNVLAWEHGRRYDLIMEIENWWRKELLLNSLATDLDCMLSELCTTPNSYERSDVFLEPYLQQHGTVQVVSSPSTPPPNPLQHHQLTQLHHVQSEESLSSEGSATSGGSSSSTEDSGSEVACDITLIERLIRSHPIWFLPGIQRAGAFHLLQGKEEGNFVVRQSSQSDTMALSVRLPPGKGPYIEHYLIQANKGKLSLETSENRFDNIPSLIAHYSQCCDELPVQLTLPRAMREAKNRQQLSSLALLGQEFWRYPMANPKPPESSSSNTSSLSSFRGGNNNLNNNNNNIHTPTTESIVLNLAPISSHDTRSSSPTGALTTTTFASSLPRQPRPTPPNTLNLTTFNEPLDLKKEKISPGDKLSQKLISPNLVQSVRCPSPVVHNVESNVLSPVQDTKVSFESKTMAETSKSTMVELSRTRFSSVSTSMMNFHQNVSTFNNLSCTTSPVLPEIRNIIAENHSLGQNVKTPPPPPPRWAKPAIGPNQNNFSVTTTVTFNVNHSNDIGSSQNTPSDPNTSLLSPQSATSNKSLTSNFSVKSPLSPTTPILSPMSKLVPNTGAKTPNVLSPTTPSSTSKSKRRRDREARKNSQHYQESDILESYYRSSPGDKISDYEDIWNTTDQSNHSTWSPNDKLARNDGPANPQDRLRNSNDRLMVPDRVANPNSERNFNERLPTSEQLIVRNDRMIVRNDKSIGNEKLSYKEMTSPEFSSFKPAQEAKPVEQSNGSPEETGMGRRPDLLSRVSGSANSLNSPSTVTPPRNKLGLMLAKSESNSPLTPESKQGSPFYAEPADAIAQNAAIIPRRRPRNNPATNKYRHSEPGWLQTPVGANSNQLHPIDWEESEETEDKTPLISSSVDNLAKRLGTKETKKIPRAKPVQPPKIRTKVFNDTSWAVDSSWEFIGNEGDDCDPDYDCDADYEGDNVARKFPDEECDRDVVGNTLTVQSIILQRYPELLKPPDTSESLYSDRNSSYDNVEKRNEREEAGDTRKDQTYDSSEWETPLETDESDVERMKRNKSFKERLDPLLSPPRLQALRNRENGGTGSTIRSYALQLAADKTTTFSQNIDNFIQCTKEGKEASPHVVMRNMRQFMSGMKNYLVKHGEKEFEKEVEKERLKLKANEFLNLDAILEGVMMSLVVTPLREHVYRLFVDHYAATGSLQTLAENIQHAQGKHIQDLGVRPKIIPPSEPNLERILKCIDRLQKADSPLDKLENLLAAFSAIFNSVKHANSGKHLALGADDLLPLLVWVLVRGRVVDAEVEAEYMWGLLHPSLLTGEGGYYLTTLSSAVHVLKTFKSSQGTMSTLNGCGTPDCSSVLRILVPDELHGSLNTRTLPVRPNMNTREICRILAHKIRCTNPQDYGLFKLVQGEETLLGDHECPQELSHCLFAYKRIDAKIAWPKTSS
- the Spri gene encoding src homology 2 domain-containing protein sprint isoform X9 is translated as MLKKLLNRLRRSDVFLEPYLQQHGTVQVVSSPSTPPPNPLQHHQLTQLHHVQSEESLSSEGSATSGGSSSSTEDSGSEVACDITLIERLIRSHPIWFLPGIQRAGAFHLLQGKEEGNFVVRQSSQSDTMALSVRLPPGKGPYIEHYLIQANKGKLSLETSENRFDNIPSLIAHYSQCCDELPVQLTLPRAMREAKNRQQLSSLALLGQEFWRYPMANPKPPESSSSNTSSLSSFRGGNNNLNNNNNNIHTPTTESIVLNLAPISSHDTRSSSPTGALTTTTFASSLPRQPRPTPPNTLNLTTFNEPLDLKKEKISPGDKLSQKLISPNLVQSVRCPSPVVHNVESNVLSPVQDTKVSFESKTMAETSKSTMVELSRTRFSSVSTSMMNFHQNVSTFNNLSCTTSPVLPEIRNIIAENHSLGQNVKTPPPPPPRWAKPAIGPNQNNFSVTTTVTFNVNHSNDIGSSQNTPSDPNTSLLSPQSATSNKSLTSNFSVKSPLSPTTPILSPMSKLVPNTGAKTPNVLSPTTPSSTSKSKRRRDREARKNSQHYQESDILESYYRSSPGDKISDYEDIWNTTDQSNHSTWSPNDKLARNDGPANPQDRLRNSNDRLMVPDRVANPNSERNFNERLPTSEQLIVRNDRMIVRNDKSIGNEKLSYKEMTSPEFSSFKPAQEAKPVEQSNGSPEETGMGRRPDLLSRVSGSANSLNSPSTVTPPRNKLGLMLAKSESNSPLTPESKQGSPFYAEPADAIAQNAAIIPRRRPRNNPATNKYRHSEPGWLQTPVGANSNQLHPIDWEESEETEDKTPLISSSVDNLAKRLGTKETKKIPRAKPVQPPKIRTKVFNDTSWAVDSSWEFIGNEGDDCDPDYDCDADYEGDNVARKFPDEECDRDVVGNTLTVQSIILQRYPELLKPPDTSESLYSDRNSSYDNVEKRNEREEAGDTRKDQTYDSSEWETPLETDESDVERMKRNKSFKERLDPLLSPPRLQALRNRENGGTGSTIRSYALQLAADKTTTFSQNIDNFIQCTKEGKEASPHVVMRNMRQFMSGMKNYLVKHGEKEFEKEVEKERLKLKANEFLNLDAILEGVMMSLVVTPLREHVYRLFVDHYAATGSLQTLAENIQHAQGKHIQDLGVRPKIIPPSEPNLERILKCIDRLQKADSPLDKLENLLAAFSAIFNSVKHANSGKHLALGADDLLPLLVWVLVRGRVVDAEVEAEYMWGLLHPSLLTGEGGYYLTTLSSAVHVLKTFKSSQGTMSTLNGCGTPDCSSVLRILVPDELHGSLNTRTLPVRPNMNTREICRILAHKIRCTNPQDYGLFKLVQGEETLLGDHECPQELSHCLFAYKRIDAKIAWPKTSS
- the Spri gene encoding src homology 2 domain-containing protein sprint isoform X8 gives rise to the protein MLSELCTTPNSYERSDVFLEPYLQQHGTVQVVSSPSTPPPNPLQHHQLTQLHHVQSEESLSSEGSATSGGSSSSTEDSGSEVACDITLIERLIRSHPIWFLPGIQRAGAFHLLQGKEEGNFVVRQSSQSDTMALSVRLPPGKGPYIEHYLIQANKGKLSLETSENRFDNIPSLIAHYSQCCDELPVQLTLPRAMREAKNRQQLSSLALLGQEFWRYPMANPKPPESSSSNTSSLSSFRGGNNNLNNNNNNIHTPTTESIVLNLAPISSHDTRSSSPTGALTTTTFASSLPRQPRPTPPNTLNLTTFNEPLDLKKEKISPGDKLSQKLISPNLVQSVRCPSPVVHNVESNVLSPVQDTKVSFESKTMAETSKSTMVELSRTRFSSVSTSMMNFHQNVSTFNNLSCTTSPVLPEIRNIIAENHSLGQNVKTPPPPPPRWAKPAIGPNQNNFSVTTTVTFNVNHSNDIGSSQNTPSDPNTSLLSPQSATSNKSLTSNFSVKSPLSPTTPILSPMSKLVPNTGAKTPNVLSPTTPSSTSKSKRRRDREARKNSQHYQESDILESYYRSSPGDKISDYEDIWNTTDQSNHSTWSPNDKLARNDGPANPQDRLRNSNDRLMVPDRVANPNSERNFNERLPTSEQLIVRNDRMIVRNDKSIGNEKLSYKEMTSPEFSSFKPAQEAKPVEQSNGSPEETGMGRRPDLLSRVSGSANSLNSPSTVTPPRNKLGLMLAKSESNSPLTPESKQGSPFYAEPADAIAQNAAIIPRRRPRNNPATNKYRHSEPGWLQTPVGANSNQLHPIDWEESEETEDKTPLISSSVDNLAKRLGTKETKKIPRAKPVQPPKIRTKVFNDTSWAVDSSWEFIGNEGDDCDPDYDCDADYEGDNVARKFPDEECDRDVVGNTLTVQSIILQRYPELLKPPDTSESLYSDRNSSYDNVEKRNEREEAGDTRKDQTYDSSEWETPLETDESDVERMKRNKSFKERLDPLLSPPRLQALRNRENGGTGSTIRSYALQLAADKTTTFSQNIDNFIQCTKEGKEASPHVVMRNMRQFMSGMKNYLVKHGEKEFEKEVEKERLKLKANEFLNLDAILEGVMMSLVVTPLREHVYRLFVDHYAATGSLQTLAENIQHAQGKHIQDLGVRPKIIPPSEPNLERILKCIDRLQKADSPLDKLENLLAAFSAIFNSVKHANSGKHLALGADDLLPLLVWVLVRGRVVDAEVEAEYMWGLLHPSLLTGEGGYYLTTLSSAVHVLKTFKSSQGTMSTLNGCGTPDCSSVLRILVPDELHGSLNTRTLPVRPNMNTREICRILAHKIRCTNPQDYGLFKLVQGEETLLGDHECPQELSHCLFAYKRIDAKIAWPKTSS